The nucleotide window ATCATTAGTATCAAAAAGTCTTACAGAAACTTCTTTAAGATTTAAAAGGATATTCATTACATCCTCTTGAACACCTTCTATAGTACTGTATTCATGTAAAACTCCATCTATGTTAACTTCAGTGATGGCACTTCCGGGCATGGAAGAAAGCATAATTCTTCTTAATGCATTGCCTAAAGTGTGACCAAAACCTTGTTCTAAAGGTTCTAAAATGATCTTAGATCTATTAGCCCCTAACTCCTCAACAACTATTTCAGTTGGTGTTAAAAAGTCCTTTATAATGTCATAATTATCATCCATTTTTTTCCTCTTCAAATTATTTTGAATACAACTCTACAATTAGATTCTCATTTATATCTGAATCTAAAAACTCTCTAGCTGGAAGTTCTTTATAAACTCCCGAATAAGATTTATGGTCTATTGCCAACCATGGACAATCTTCACGTAATGAAAAATTTTCTATTGAATATTTAATCCTTGCTTGTGCCTGAGCCTTTGGAGCAATGGCAATCTCATCTCCAGCATTTAGTTGATAACTAGGAATATTAATCTTAATTCCATTTACTAAAATAGATTTATGAGCTACTAATTGTCTTGCTTCTGCTCTCGTAAGAGAAAAACCCATTCTATAAACTACGTTATCTAACCTACTTTCTAGCATCTGCAATAATTTATCTCCAGCAACACCTTTACCTCTAGTAGCTTTTTTATAGTAATTGCGAAATTGCTTTTCCATTACTCCATATATTCTTCTTACTTTTTGTTTTTCTCTTAACTGCACACCATAATCTGAAAGTCTATTTCTTCTTTTTGAGTGCTGCCCTGGTAAAACCTCTGCCTTACATTTATCTTCAAAAGAGCGAATACCCCCTTTTAATAATAAATCTTTGCCTTCTCTTCTAGAAAGCTTACATTTTGGTCCAATATATCTAGCCATTAAACTCTCCTCTTTTTTGGAGGTCTACAACCATTATGCGGTATGGGAGTGACATCAGTTATTTTAGTTATCTTAAAACCAGCTCCATTTAAAGATCTTATTGCCGATTCTCTTCCTGAGCCTGGACCTCTTACTTGAATCTCTAAACTTTGCATACCATAAGGTTGAACTAATTCAGCCACTGCTTGACCAGCTTTTTGAGCAGCAAAAGGAGTACTTTTTCTTGAACCTTTAAAGCCTTGGGCTCCTGCACTTGATTGGGCCAAGGAATTTCCTTGCTTATCTGTTATAGTTATTAAAGTATTATTGAAAGTTGCTGAGATATGAGCTATTCCTTCACTAATTTTTCTTAAACTTTTCTTTTTTGTAGTATTTTTTGCCATAATAATTCTTACCTTCTTATAGGACGCGTAGGTCCCTTTCTAGTCCTAGCATTATTTTTTGTTTTTTGTCCATTAACTGGTAAATTCTTTCTATGTCTAATTCCTCTATAAGTTCCTAAATCCATAAGTCTTTTAATATCCAGAGTCACTTTTCGTCTTAAATCTCCTTCTGTTAGAAATTTACCTACTTCTTGTCTTAATTGCTCAATCTGTTCTTCATTCAAATCAGATATTTTTATAGAAGGATCAAAATCTAGGTCCTTACATATCTTCAAAGCTCTAGTCTTTCCAATACCATAAATATGAGTCAATGAAATTACTGTATGTTTATTATCTGGAATATTAATGCCTGCTACACGTGCCATATATTTCTCCTAACCTTGTCTTTGTTTGTGCCTTGGTTCAGTTTTACAAATAACATAAAGAACTCCTCCTCTTTTCACAGTCTTACAATCTCTACATATTTTCTTTACTGAAGCTCTTACTTTCATCTTATCTCCCAAGCATGGAATTATTCCCATACCCTTTTAAATTTGCTTTCTT belongs to SAR86 cluster bacterium and includes:
- the rpsD gene encoding 30S ribosomal protein S4; translated protein: MARYIGPKCKLSRREGKDLLLKGGIRSFEDKCKAEVLPGQHSKRRNRLSDYGVQLREKQKVRRIYGVMEKQFRNYYKKATRGKGVAGDKLLQMLESRLDNVVYRMGFSLTRAEARQLVAHKSILVNGIKINIPSYQLNAGDEIAIAPKAQAQARIKYSIENFSLREDCPWLAIDHKSYSGVYKELPAREFLDSDINENLIVELYSK
- the rpsK gene encoding 30S ribosomal protein S11, which translates into the protein MAKNTTKKKSLRKISEGIAHISATFNNTLITITDKQGNSLAQSSAGAQGFKGSRKSTPFAAQKAGQAVAELVQPYGMQSLEIQVRGPGSGRESAIRSLNGAGFKITKITDVTPIPHNGCRPPKKRRV
- the rpsM gene encoding 30S ribosomal protein S13, whose protein sequence is MARVAGINIPDNKHTVISLTHIYGIGKTRALKICKDLDFDPSIKISDLNEEQIEQLRQEVGKFLTEGDLRRKVTLDIKRLMDLGTYRGIRHRKNLPVNGQKTKNNARTRKGPTRPIRR
- the rpmJ gene encoding 50S ribosomal protein L36, encoding MKVRASVKKICRDCKTVKRGGVLYVICKTEPRHKQRQG